One genomic region from Mus caroli unplaced genomic scaffold, CAROLI_EIJ_v1.1 scaffold_20526_1, whole genome shotgun sequence encodes:
- the LOC110288636 gene encoding stefin-3-like, translated as MMTGGLSRARSATPEIQEIADKVRSLLEEKTNEKYEKFKVVKYKSQVFQRRNYFIKMDVGAGCFPHIKVFRRISGENVLELSGYPTPPKKIKTQE; from the exons ATGATGACTGGAGGCTTGTCTCGGGCCAGATCTGCCACACCAGAAATCCAGGAGATTGCTGACAAG GTCAGGTCACTGCTTGAAGAGAAAACCAATGAGAAATATGAAAAGTTCAAAGTCGTCAAGTATAAATCTCAAGTCTTCCAAAGACGAAATTACTTCATTAAG ATGGATGTTGGTGCTGGTTGTTTCCCCCACATAAAGGTCTTCAGAAGGATTTCTGGAGAAAATGTTTTGGAACTTAGTGGTTACccgaccccccccaaaaaaataaaaacccaagaaTGA